The Oryctolagus cuniculus chromosome 5, mOryCun1.1, whole genome shotgun sequence genome includes a region encoding these proteins:
- the MRAP2 gene encoding melanocortin-2 receptor accessory protein 2 isoform X3 — protein MNSFVSEFGRPLEPDKVFSRQCNEESRSLFHCYINEVEHLDRAKACHQTTAIDSDVQLQEAIRSSGRPEEELNKLMRFDIPNFVNTDQNSSFGEDDLLISEPPVVLENKPVSQTSHKDLD, from the coding sequence ATGAATAGCTTTGTGTCAGAATTTGGAAGACCCCTGGAGCCAGATAAGGTGTTTTCTCGCCAATGCAATGAGGAGTCCAGGTCTCTCTTTCACTGCTACATCAATGAAGTGGAGCATTTGGACAGGGCCAAAGCTTGTCACCAGACCACAGCCATAGATAGCGATGTCCAGCTCCAGGAAGCCATCAGGAGCAGTGGGCGGCCAGAGGAGGAGCTGAACAAGCTCATGAGGTTTGACATCCCCAACTTCGTGAACACGGACCAGAACTCCTCCTTTGGGGAGGATGATCTTCTGATTTCTGAACCACCTGTTGTTCTAGAAAATAAGCCAGTTTCCCAGACCTCACacaaagacctggattga